A window of Solea solea chromosome 18, fSolSol10.1, whole genome shotgun sequence contains these coding sequences:
- the atr gene encoding serine/threonine-protein kinase ATR isoform X1 has translation MEGLEMSAMIPALQELASASAAEYDQAVQKPRQILCQFIDRILTDVDVVALGLNKKSTSEPACVMLLDFVQHIVKSSSLMFANPACQPAEYPDTTQSCTDFSKWVAVRLLRVAAAPDCDVIHGRVSAVLCSLLHTLRVRAPFIFSRLSQELIFLAQDLSDIMYAHVVTLAGQGHSLGAHSQNQWPVTLQRFSISPGCTSSYLTPSPLVLSSPAALESLTAVASGVLTDALRGVVSRCDLSAAWEIACSILANGNTRLRKISMVMLRVLMELRGFPDMQSHEFFAAYLHLLETHPTANPCLDEKQSYEGELLRLTRCVFQLSGASHTHFEPMYLSQIFECVCTLGGKCVKLGTEVTESICLLFSFLLSIAPVYESAASLRRQRVTDVCRTLARTVGTENQAECAEGFLQAALKAETAMVMQKLRDGETAAKKSRKTTTSSFGKSSKTSDSAELDMRVQSNVWAVVNGRLEELLRFLNSDSSEPEATQTLSALGGLTLTLHLAALCSSPTSLSPLLWVSTETLSRALKSCHSVLEGDTQTVSNQDYFQSAVQMTVKVLDSIVYLTMSRECEDGLLQRVCALLSLPWVCENQSASAYKRSGFPSWLSALAQKLSFCYSPEVQVDCVSLLAILRHGVCETWRVCVFSKALQSPEEVVRAAAVRAFPLLLHHLGSAHHGLISSILLSKLQDRSEQVKSELARIIGQLSCVQADVSLLSDIQAESTCNPKILCLRLSLTAEHAKDSCLPLKAMVVRPFLPLLRQQAPSSVKQAFLDALPHLCQHVNLTGGDSDSRAVLCALIGLMEDSDSAVRIHFSQSVRFLLTESTRNSEQSSLSELLVARLKEAFNNAKLNKDDDLRNTLILTTGEIGRASQGTLVSFSLLRLLHCLLSKSSAVSVAAYTQIRALASAKGMKLQTLFSQYKNPICQFLVESLHSRHASALRSTPDQNSESANQKELALDILAQIAHAFDFPDLHRFLTRTLQVLLPYLAAKASSTGSSLIRTLANELKANRREILINNFKYIFSHLVCSCTKEELERAFHYLQSETEIELGSLLRQDFQGLHNELLLRLGEHYQQVFNGLAILASFASNDDPYQGPRDITTPERMADYLQPKLLGILAFFNMQLLSSSAGEKDRKKLALTSVMALMRLMGSKHISSVRVKMMTTLRTGLRYREDFPLLCCQTWDGFVRSVDPAHLGPLLSHVIVALLPLIPLQPKETAAIIRFLIMDNRDEVKDYLHEIYFLPDHPELQDIHSVLQDYKKLTASRSDLVAELQLSMRAVQHENVDVRIHALTSLRDMMHSNQEWLLRQVCASEAVEPVISSLVSVLLKGCQDSSPEARLLCGECLGELGAVDPGRLDLSHTLTHGDRNTFVSGVEDPNFAYDLLTEFTRTFLAYADDVRAQDSAAYAIQELLSIFECREGRTDSPGRRLWRRFPEHIQEILEPHLNSRYKSSQKEVNWSKLEKPVYLSNRGSRFSDWSATWAGYLISKVRVFVFFQVRHGLAGKVFTCCSFIIKHDYKVAIYLLPHILLYMLLGCTPAEQQEVTEEMLAVLTEGDGRAGLRVQETASSLSQLSIQTVFSMLSHLTQWSRHILYSKSKHNESGDYQRVVAFLKGIPQDVLAKAALRSKAYTRALMHFEAYILENKLNIQDHLTFLQTLYAAMHEPDGVRGVNALRREEPSLREQILEHESIGLLRDATACYDRAIQLESDQIGHYHGVMTSMLGLGQLSTVITQVNGVLANKPQWKSELNTYRMEAAWKLGKWDLLEDYLTSDHQSSTWSVRLGQLLLSAKKQDAGTFYEKLKLMRKEQVVPLSAASYECGTYQRGYEYIVRLHMLSELEHTFTELQKQRENSTPCLTQLPPHWADRLEMTQNSFRAKEPILALRRALLSLGSRSACQELVGECWLQSTRVARKAGHHQTAFNALLNAENTHLAELVTEKAKWLWSKGDAHQALIVLQKGVAQCFPDDESLTDPRSLQTKGKAMLLVGRFMEETANFESNAIMKVYKDVTTLLPEWEDGNFYLAKYYDKVMPMVTDNKMEKQGNLIRYIVMYFGKALHYGNQYIYQAMPRMLSLWLDFGAKVCECEKAGRMDRQMRQELTKINTVVTEHCSNLAPYQFLTAFSQLISRVCHSSDEVFSVLMTIVAKVFLAYPQQAMWLMTAVSKSSYPTRKNRCNQILKKAISLKQSLEKFIGDANRLTDKLLELCNKPVDGNSTTLSMSVHFKQLKRLVEEPTFSQILIPLQSVLIPTLPCTGGANTQHDAFPGHWAYLDGFDDIVEILASLQKPKKINLKGSDGRSYTMMCKPKDDLRKDCRLMEFNCLINKCLRKDAESRRRELHIRTYAVIPLNEECGIIEWVNNTAGLRHILTRLYKERGVNLSGKELRKLILPKTAPFEEKLRIHKEVLCARHLPVFHEWFLRTFPDPTSWYSSRSAYCRSTAVMSMVGYILGLGDRHGENILFDSFTGECVHVDFNCLFNKGETFDVPEVVPFRLTQNMVHAMGPMGTEGLFRQACEVTLRLMRDQREPLTSVLKTFLHDPLVEWSKQAKGLSKTQASETGEIVNEKAKTHVCDIEQRLQGVIKSRNKVLGLPLSIEGHVHYLIQEATDDKLLCQMYLGWGPYL, from the exons ATGGAAGGACTGGAAATGTCCGCCATGATACCGGCACTTCAGGAGCTAGCTAG tgccaGCGCTGCTGAGTACGACCAGGCAGTGCAGAAACCCCGACAGATTCTCTGTCAGTTCATTGACAGGATACTGACAGATGTGGATGTCG TTGCTCTGGGTCTGAATAAAAAGTCCACATCAGAGCCAGCCTGTGTGATGCTGCTGGACTTTGTGCAGCATATAGTCAAGTCCTCATCGTTGATGTTCGCCAATCCTGCTTGCCAGCCTGCTGAGTATCCAGACaccacacagagctgcactg ACTTCAGTAAATGGGTGGCTGTGCGTTTGCTTCGTGTGGCAGCAGCTCCAGACTGTGATGTCATCCACGGACGGGTCTCTGCTGTGTTGTGCTCTTTACTTCACACACTGAGAGTCAGAGCACCGTTCATCTTCAGCCGTCTCAGTCAGGAACTCATATTTCTGGCCCAGGACCTCAGCGACATCATGTATGCTCATGTTGTCACTCTTGCAGGACAAGGACACTCTCTTGGTGCTCACTCACAGAACCAATGGCCTGTAACACTCCAGCGTTTCAGTATCTCCCCTGGTTGTACCTCCTCATACCTCACTCCTTCTCCTCTTGTACTCTCCTCGCCTGCTGCACTGGAGTCGTTGACTGCTGTGGCGAGTGGTGTTCTCACTGACGCTTTGAGGGGAGTGGTTTCGCGTTGTGACCTCAGTGCAGCCTGGGAAATTGCTTGCTCCATCCTCGCCAATGGCAACACCAGACTGAGAAAGATTTCCATGGTGATGCTGAGAGTACTCATGGAGCTGAGAGGATTTCCTGACATGCAATCCCATGAGTTCTTTGCAGCCTACCTTCACTTGCTGGAAACACACCCGACAGCAAATCCATGCTTAGATGAGAAGCAGTCCTATGAAGGGGAGCTACTACGCCTGACCCGCTGTGTGTTTCAGTTATCTGgtgcctctcacacacactttgagcCCATGTACCTCTCACAGatttttgagtgtgtttgtacTCTTGGAGGAAAATGTGTGAAGTTGGGGACAGAGGTTACTGAATCAATTTGCTTGCTGTTCAGCTTCTTACTATCTATTGCCCCAGTTTATGAGAGTGCTGCATCCTTAAGGAGGCAGCGAGTCACAGACGTCTGCAGGACACTGGCACGCACCGTCGGAACAGAAAATCAAGCTGAA TGTGCGGAGGGATTTCTCCAAGCGGCGCTCAAGGCTGAGACTGCTATGGTGATGCAGAAGTTAAGAGATGGAGAAACTGCTGCGAAGAAATCCCGCAAGACTACCACCAGCTCATTTGGCAAATCATCAAAAACGTCAGATTCAGC TGAGCTGGACATGCGTGTTCAGAGCAACGTGTGGGCTGTGGTTAACGGTCGTCTGGAGGAGTTGCTGAGATTTTTGAACTCGGATTCTAGTGAACCTGAAgccacacagactctctcaGCTCTGGGGGGGCTCACCCTCACCCTTCATCTGGCAGCCCTTTGCTCATCACCCACCAG tctttctcctctcctctgggtTTCTACTGAGACTCTGAGCAGAGCTCTAAAAAGCTGTCACTCAGTATTAGAAGGAGACACTCAAACTGTTTCAAACCAGGACTACTTTCAGTCTGCTGTTCAGATGACTGTCAAGGTCCTGGACTCTATCGTGTACCTGACAA TGAGCAGAGAATGTGAGGATGGGCtcctgcagcgtgtgtgtgcactgttatCTCTTCCCTGGGTGTGTGAGAATCAGTCTGCCTCAGCCTACAAGAGATCAGGATTCCCCTCCTGGCTTTCTGCCTTGGCTCAGAAGTTAAGCTTCTGTTATT CACCTGAGGTCCAGGTGgactgtgtgtcactgctggCCATACTACGTCAcggtgtgtgtgagacatggcgtgtgtgtgtattttccaaGGCACTGCAGAGTCCGGAAGAGGTGGTGAGAGCGGCTGCAGTTCGTGccttccctcttcttcttcatcacctgGGATCTGCACACCACGGCCTCATCAGCAGTATTCTGCT ttccAAGTTGCAGGACAGGTCGGAACAGGTGAAATCGGAGCTTGCGAGGATCATTGGTCAGCTGAGTTGTGTCCAAGCAGATGTCTCCCTGCTCAGTGACATTCAGGCAGAGTCCACCTGTAATCCCAAAATCCTCTGCCTCCGCCTCAGCCTCACAGCAGAGCATGCTAAGGACAGTTGTCTCCCACTGAAGGCGATGGTTGTCAGGCCATTTCTGCCGTTACTCAGACAGCAAGCTCCAAGTAGTGTCAAACAAG CTTTTCTAGACGCCTTGCCTCACCTTTGCCAACATGTGAATCTGACTGGTGGGGACAGCGACTCCAGGGCAGTTCTCTGTGCTCTGATTGGTCTAATGGAGGACTCGGATTCAGCTGTCCGAATACATTTCAGTCAATCAGTGCGTTTCCTGCTAACAGAGAGCACCAGAAACTCAGAGCAGAGCTCTCTGAGTGAG CTCCTGGTTGCGCGTCTTAAAGAAGCGTTCAACAATGCTAAACTCAACAAAGATGATGACCTGCGGAACACTCTCATCCTGACGACTGGGGAGATTGGCAG AGCATCTCAGGGTACTTTGGTGTCATTCTCTTTGTTGCGGTTGCTTCACTGTCTACTGTCCAAGTCGTCGGCAGTGTCTGTAGCTGCTTACACTCAGATCAGAGCTCTGGCTTCTGCCAAAGGAATGAAACTGCAAACCCTCTTCAGTCAGTACAAGAACCCTATTTGCCAG TTCCTGGTGGAGTCGCTTCACTCACGGCATGCGTCAGCCCTGCGAAGCACACCTGACCAGAACTCAgagtcagccaatcagaaagaGCTGGCACTGGACATCCTCGCTCAGATCGCACATGCTTTTGACTTTCCAGACCTCCACCGCTTCCTCACT AGGACCCTTCAGGTGCTCCTGCCCTACCTGGCAGCAAAGGCAAGCTCCACAGGATCTTCACTCATCCGAACACTGGCCAATGAGCTGAAGGCCAACAGGAGGGAGATCCTGATCAACAATTTCAAATACATCTTCAGCCATCTGGTCTGCTCCTGCACcaaggaggagctggagagagCTTTCCACTACCTGCAG agtgagacagagattGAACTGGGATCTTTGCTAAGGCAAGACTTCCAAGGTCTACacaatgagctgctgctgcgccTTGGAGAGCACTACCAGcag GTCTTTAATGGTCTGGCAATCCTGGCCTCCTTTGCATCCAACGATGACCCGTACCAGGGTCCCCGAGACATCACGACCCCAGAGCGCATG GCAGACTATCTTCAACCGAAGCTTCTGGGAATTCTTGCCTTTTTCAACATGCAGCTGCTCAGCTCTAGCGCAGGAGAGAAGGACCGCAAAAAGCTG GCTTTGACAAGTGTGATGGCTCTAATGCGACTGATGGGCTCCAAACACATCAGCTCTGTCAGAGTGAAGATGATGACCACACTCCGCACCGGCCTCCGATACAGAGAGGActtccctctgctctgctgcca GACGTGGGATGGTTTTGTGAGGAGTGTGGACCCTGCACACCTGGGTCctctgctgagtcatgtcatTGTAGCTCTCCTCCCCCTGATCCCTCTGCAGCCCAAGGAAACTGCTGCTATTATCCGCTTCCTCATCATGGATAACAG GGATGAAGTTAAGGACTACCTCCATGAGATTTACTTTCTACCTGATCATCCTGAGTTACAGGACATCCACAGTGTCCTGCAGGATTACAAGAAG CTGACGGCCAGCAGAAGTGACCTGGTGGCGGAGCTGCAGCTCTCCATGAGAGCCGTCCAACATGAAAATGTTGATGTGAGGATTCATGCTCTCACAAGCCTCAGGGACATGATGCACAGCAATCAG GAGTGGCTTCTGAGGCAGGTTTGTGCGAGTGAGGCGGTGGAGCCGGTCATCTCCAGTTTGGTGTCAGTGTTGCTAAAGGGCTGCCAGGACTCGTCCCCAGAGGCCAGACTTCTGTGTGGGGAGTGTCTGGGTGAGCTGGGCGCTGTGGACCCAGGACGCCTGGacttgtcacacacactcacacatggtGACCGCAACACATTTGTG AGTGGAGTTGAAGATCCCAACTTTGCCTACGACCTGCTCACTGAATTCACCAGAACTTTCCTGGCGTATGCTGACGATGTGAGAGCCCAGGACTCAGCTGCCTATGCAattcag gagctgctgtcCATCTTTGAATGTCGCGAGGGACGGACAGACTCTCCTGGTCGCCGTCTGTGGAGGAGATTTCCAGAGCACATCCAAGAAATACTGGAACCTCACCTCAACAGCAG ATATAAGAGCAGCCAGAAGGAGGTGAACTGGTCTAAGCTGGAGAAACCTGTGTACTTGAGTAACAGAGGCAGCAGGTTCTCTGACTGGTCAGCCACCTGGGCTGGATATCTGATCAGCAAG GTGCGGGTTTTTGTCTTCTTCCAGGTGAGACATGGGCTGGCCGGTAAGGTTTTCACCTGCTGTAGTTTCATCATCAAACACGACTACAAGGTCGCGATCTACCTGCTGCCTCATATTCTGCTCTACATGCTGCTGGGTTGCACGCCCGCAGAGCAACAGGAG GTGACAGAAGAAATGTTGGCCGTACTAACGGAGGGAGACGGAAGAGCGGGCCTGCGAGTGCAGGAGACGGCGTCGAGCCTGTCCCAGCTCAGCATTCAGACGGTGTTCAGCATGTTGTCTCACCTCACACAGTGGAGCCGCCACATCCTCTACTCCAAATCAAAACACAACG AGAGTGGGGATTATCAGCGTGTGGTGGCCTTCCTGAAGGGTATTCCACAGGACGTTCTGGCCAAGGCTGCGCTCCGGTCCAAAGCGTACACACGCGCTCTCATGCACTTTGAAGCTTACATCCTGGAAAATAAATTGAACATCCAGGACCATCTCACCTTCCTGCAG ACACTGTACGCTGCCATGCATGAACCTGACGGCGTGAGAGGAGTGAACGCCCTGAGGAGGGAGGAGCCGTCATTACGGGAACAGATACTGGAGCACGAGAGCATCGGCCTGCTCCGAGACGCCACCGCCTGCTATGACCGGGCCATACAGTTGGAGTCagaccag ATTGGTCACTATCATGGGGTGATGACGTCTATGCTCGGCCTGGGACAGCTGTCCACAGTCATCACTCAAGTTAATGGAGTGCTGGCCAACAA GCCCCAGTGGAAGTCGGAGCTTAACACGTACAGAATGGAGGCAGCCTGGAAACTTGGAAAATGGGACCTGCTGGAGGATTACTTGACTTCAG ACCATCAGTCCAGTACCTGGAGTGTGCGCCTTGGCCAGCTGCTCTTGTCGGCTAAGAAGCAGGATGCTGGGACGTTTTATGAGAAGTTGAAACTTATGAGGAAGGAGCAGGTGGTCCCTCTGTCTGCAGCCAGCTATGAGTGTGGGACCTATCAGAGGGGATACGAGTATATTGTCAG gCTCCACATGCTAAGTGAGCTGGAGCACACGTTCACTGAGCTGCAGAAACAGAGGGAAAACTCCACGCCCTGTCTCACTCAGCTGCCTCCCCACTGGGCTGACCGACTGGAGATGACCCAGAATTCCTTTAGGGCCAAAGAGCCAATCCTTGCTCTCCGTCGTGCTCTGCTCAGTCTGGGATCACG GTCTGCGTGTCAGGAGCTGGTCGGCGAGTGCTGGCTACAAAGTACCCGAGTGGCCAGAAAGGCAGGACACCACCAGACTGCCTTCAACGCTCTCCTGAACGCAGAGAACACACATCTGGCTGAGCTGGTGACCGAGAAGGCCAAGTGGCTTTGGTCtaag GGTGATGCACATCAGGCCCTGATCGTCCTGCAAAAAGGTGTGGCTCAGTGTTTCCCTGATGATGAGTCCCTCACAGACCCACGCAGCCTGCAGACCAAGGGCAAGGCCATGCTGCTGGTGGGACGCTTCATGGAGGAGACGGCCAATTTTGAGTCCAACGCCATCATGAAAGTGTACAAG gatgtgACAACCCTTCTGCCTGAGTGGGAGGATGGAAACTTCTACTTGGCCAAATACTATGACAAAGTGATGCCAATGGTGACTGACAACAAGATGGAGAAACAGGGAAACCTGATCCGATACATCGTCATGTACTTTGGAAA AGCCTTGCATTATGGAAACCAGTACATCTACCAGGCCATGCCTCGCATGCTGTCTCTCTGGTTAGACTTTGGAGCcaaagtgtgtgaatgtgagaaag CTGGGCGAATGGACAGACAGATGAGACAGGAACTGACTAAAATCAACACAGTGGTGACCGAGCACTGTTCTAACCTGGCGCCGTACCAGTTCCTGACTGCTTTCTCACAGCTCATCTCCAGAGTGTGCCACTCTAGTGACGAGGTCTTCAGTGTCCTCATGACAATCGTGGCCAAGGTCTTCCTGGCGTACCCACAACAGGCCATGTGGCTCATGACCGCTGTctcaaag tcttCCTACCCCACGCGAAAGAACCGCTGTAATCAGATTCTTAAAAAAGCCATCAGTCTCAAACAGTCTCTGGAGAAATTCATTGGAGACGCCAATAGACTGACTGACAAGCTGCTGGAACTCTGCAACAAACCG GTGGACGGTAACAGCACCACCCTCAGCATGAGCGTTCACTTCAAGCAGCTCAAACGCCTGGTGGAGGAGCCGACCTTCAGCCAGATTCTGATCCCGCTGCAGTCGGTGCTCATTCCCACACTGCCCTGTACAGGAGGGGCAAACACGCAGCACGACGCCTTCCCTGGACACTGGGCCTACTTGGATGGTTTTGATGATATt gtggagaTTTTGGCCTCCTTACAAAAGCCTAAGAAGATAAATCTGAAGGGTTCGGATGGGAGAAGCTACACAATGATGTGTAAACCCAAAGATGACCTGAGGAAGGACTGCAGGCTCATGGAGTTCAACTGCCTCATCAACAAG tgtcTCCGTAAAGATGCCGAGTCAAGGCGGAGGGAGCTGCATATTCGTACCTACGCTGTGATTCCCCTCAATGAGGAGTGCGGCATCATCGAGTGGGTCAACAACACGGCCGGACTTCGACACATTCTTACCAGGCTGTATAAAGAAAGAG gtgtcAACTTGTCAGGTAAAGAGCTTAGGAAGCTCATTCTTCCAAAGACAGCTCCCTTTGAGGAGAAGCTACGGATTCACAAGGAGGTTCTATGTGCTCGACACCTCCCTGTATTCCATGAGTGGTTTCTCCGGACCTTTCCTGATCCCACATCATG GTACAGCAGCCGCTCTGCGTACTGCCGCTCCACTGCTGTCATGTCGATGGTTGGCTACATCCTGGGTTTGGGAGATCGCCACGGAGAAAATATCCTCTTTGACTCTTTCACTGGGGAATGTGTTCACGTCGACTTCAACTGCCTCTTTAACAAG GGGGAGACATTTGATGTCCCTGAAGTGGTTCCCTTCCGTCTGACCCAAAACATGGTCCATGCTATGGGACCCATGGGCACTGAAGGCCTCTTCAGACAAGCCTGCGAGGTCACACTGAGACTGATGAGAGACCAGAGGGAGCCACTCACAAG tGTGCTGAAGACCTTCCTTcatgaccctctggtggagtgGAGCAAACAAGCCAAAGGACTTTCCAAAACTCAAGCCAGTGAGACTGGCGAGATAGTGAATGAGAAG GCTAAAACACATGTGTGCGACATCGAGCAGCGTCTGCAGGGAGTCATAAAGAGCAGGAACAAAGTGCTGGGTCTGCCTCTGTCTATAGAAGGACATGTCCACTACCTCATACAGGAAGCTACAGATGACAAACTGCTGTGTCAGATGTATCTGGGCTGGGGGCCTTACTTATAA